The window TGGCCGAGCCGCGTGTCAACCTCAACTATTCGCTGTACGAAGGTCCCAAGGCGGCCGTCGCCGTCACGGGCGGCTGGGGACTCTCCTACAAGATGCCCACGCTGCTCTACCTCTATCCGGACAACGCCTATTTCGACCGCGTCAGTCTGGCGAAGATCTCCAATGCCGATCCGACGAGTTCATTGGCCGTTCTGACGACCGATGTCCTGACCAACCTGGCCAATCCTGATCTCAAACCCGCCCGCAGTCGCAAGTACGAAGCCGGACTCTCGTTCCGGCTGGGGCGCGTGCGCGGCATGGTGACCTATTTCCGCGAAAAGCACACCGATGAATTCGGGTTCTCGACGACGCCCCACTACATGCACTACGAGACCTACGACGTACCGTCGGAGGCCACCGATCTCCGGTTCGCCGACGGCAAGGTGACCTACACCGACGCATCGGGCAACACCGTCGAAGCCGCAACGAAAAAGGAGGACTACATCGCCACCTACTACCGCCCCACCAACAAATCGCACACCGAGAAACAAGGTATCGAATACAGTTTCGACCTCGGAAGCTGGCGCGCCCTGCGCACTTCGCTGATCATCGACGGAGCGTGGTTCCACATCAGGCGGACCGACGAACAGGAGTACTATTCGAAAATCAACGAGACCTACGACTACATCCGCCTCATGCCGGCCGGAAGCGGCACGCTGCAAAACCGCGTGAACACCAATTTCCGCTTCATCACCCACATCCCGCAGCTGAAGCTGGTATTCTCGACGACCATGCAGGTCGTCTGGTACGAAAGCCAGCAGAACATCTGGCAGGACGGCAGCGGCAACGACCTCTTCAGCCTCTCCGAAGACGGGAAGTTCATGCAGGTCATGCCCGTCGGATTTTACGACAAGCAGGGCAACTACACGGTCTGGCAAAAGGGATTCGAGGAGCGTCCGGAGTACTCCCAGATGGTCAGCAAGTCCCTTGCAACTGCCTACGACCGGGAGACGTTCCGCCCGTGGGTGATGTTCAACTTCCGCCTGACGAAGGAGATCGGGCGCGTCGCCGAACTCTCGTTCACGGCCAACAACTTCACGCGCACCTCCCGCTGGCACTACTACGACACCCGCACGGGCTACAAGCAGATTTACCCCGACATGTATTTCGGCGCCGAACTGAAACTGCGTATCGGCAACAGATAATTCGAAAAATCACCATTTGTATCATAAAAATCAGGAAACGATGAAAAGGATGAATTTATTGGCAAAGGCCGGGCTGCTCTTCGCAGCAGGCGCCACCTTCCTGTTCGCAGGCTGCGACAACGGCAATGACGACGATGGAGGCGACAACGGATCGAAAAAACTCCAGCTGACGGTCAACCTGACCGCTCCCGCAGGATACGAAGCGTCGGAACTCCCGTCCATGACCGTAACGGCCGTGAACTCCGACAAGGAACTGACCTATACCGAAACCACCGCCGCCGGGACGACCTCCGTCACTTTCGAGGTGTCGTCGGGCCAGTACCAGATTATGGCTACCGGCAAATACTCTCCCACGGTCACATTCACGGGTTCGGTCGCTGCCGACGTTTTCGGAGACAAAACCGCTGCGGTGGCACTGTCCGAAGTCTACGAATCCCCGTTGGTATTCAAGGAAATATACTCGACATCCAACTCGAACTACACGCTCACCGACACCTATTTCGAGATCGTCAACAACTCGGACGAGGTGCAGTATCTCGACGGACTGATCGTTGCGACGATAAACCCGCCCTATCCGGCGAACGTCAACCCGTGGGAATCGGTATACCCCCTCTATCCGGTCTACGGCGTTGCGGCGGCATTCCCCGGCACGGGCAAGGAACACCCTTTGCAGCCCGGTGAAAGCGTGGTCATAGCCAATGACGCCAAAGACTGGACAAGCAACGGGGGTACCGACCTCTCCAATGCCGATTGGGAAGTCTATGTCCAGAACGTTACGATCCCCTCTGCGGATGTAAATTACGACGCTCCGGATCTCACGATACTTTTCAATGAAAATACCCAGCGAAACCTCAATCCGGGATACTCGAAAGGCTGTTTCCTGCTTGCCAAACTGCCCGACGGAACGACTCCCGAAGAATACGCCAGCGACTCGGGCAACTTCATGACAGAGCCCAATTCCACGAAGACCCAGCGAAACCTGATGATCCCCAGCGACTATCTGCTGGACGCCGTAGAAATCTGGGATGCCACGGAATCGCAACAGCTCCACCTGCTGCTGTCCAAGGATGATTCGGGACAGGCCGCCGTAACCGGATTCGCAGGCAAGAGCATCCGCCGCAAGGTGACCAAAATCGAGAACGGCCGCGCCTACTATCAGGACACCAACAACTCGACGGACGATTTCCTGACGGGCCAGCCGCTCACCCCCGGCGTACACCCCACGCAGGCGGACTAAGACCGGAACCCGATTCCGAGATCACGACCGAAACGGTGCCGTCGAAAAGCGCCGTTTCGGTCTTACGACACCACACCTAACGCATTTCTTACGATGAAAAGATACCCGGGTACCGCATTGTGCGCATTGCTGCTCTTCGGCGGCGGAACGCTTCGTGCCCAGCAGAAAGCGCAGCTTCCCGTCTACCGGGAGGTAGAGCGCTCCGGAAACCTCTATTCCCGGAGCCACAACCCCTCGGCGCTGTGGTTCTCGCCCGTCGGGAACCTGCTCGACTTCCATGCGGACTACGACATCCGCCGGGGCGACCTGCACGATGTGGACGAATCCTCGAAAATCAACGCCTTCGGAGTCGGAATCTCCGGACAGCAGCGGTTCGACAAGGTGATCTGCTCCGGCAGCATCGCCTACAACGACGGCAAGGAGTATGCCCGGCGCTGGAACTCGACGCTTCAGGTCGCCGACGACAATCCTTTCATCCTCGGCGATTCGATCCCGTCGGATTTCAACACCCAGCGCTTCAACCTGAGCGGAACGGTGGCCTACAAGCCGCTGGAGCGGCTGATTCTCGCCCTGAGACTCGACTACGACACCGGCAGTTCGGCCAACCAGACCGACCCGAGGCCCAAGACCGACGGCATGCACTTCGTCATCACGCCCGGCGTCCAGTACCTGATGGGCGGCGGATTCTCGCTGGGACTCTCGGGCGGATTCGACCTGATGAGCGAGTCGATCTCGCACGAGGTCATCGACCCGCGCGAATCCTACGTCTATTTCCGTTTCAACGGGCTGGGCGATTACAGCACGATTTCGACCGGCACGTCGCTCTCCTACCCGCGCAACTACACCGGCACGGAATACACCGGAGCCCTGCAATTCGCCTGGGACGGCGGCCGGGGCATCGCCAACCTGCTCGAAGCGACCTATGCGTCGAGCACGCAGGAGGCCCGCGACGGCGGTGCCGTATTCACGTTCCTCGGCGGCGACTATTCGCGCACGGGTTTCGGCGTCAGCGACCGCCTGCGTTTCGGCAACTCCCGGCGCACGCACAACGTCATCGTCGGATGGGACCACAAGCGCGTGGAGGGCATCTGGTATGAACAGACGGCCTACATCGACCCCGACAAGAACAACCAGATCTCGTACAAGGTGCAGGCTTCGGGGCTGAAAAACAAGGAGACCGTCTCGGTCTTCCGGGCCGAATACCGTTTCGACAAGCTCCGCGACGGGCTTCCGACCTTCGCGCTGCACGCCGCAGGGCGGTATGAGGATTCGGAAACGATCCACTACGAGGGCGACGGATACAACCGCAGCTACACCCGCATCCTCGGGTCGGTCGAGGCGTCGAAATTCTTCTCGTTCGGCCGCAACCGGATCACGGCGACGCTCGGCGTGCGGGGAGCCGCTCCGATCACCTCCTCGCAGCACGTGCAGGAGCGCATCAAACAAGCCTACACCGCCCCGGCATTCGAATACATCACCGCGACCTGGATCGGCGGCAACGCAGCAGTACGCTACCGCCGCCTCTTCGGGAAACTGTGGGCCGGACTCTACGCCGAGGCTTCGCTGAAACGCTACATCGGCGAGGGGAACTACACCGACCTGCTCGAAGGCACCGACAGACGCAGGTTCACGTTCGGCGCCGAAATTCTTTTCTGACACACAAAACAGCCTTCCCACACATGCAAACATTCAAGAAAATACTCCTCGCGGCAGCAGTGGCGACAATCGCTTCCGCGCAACTTTTCGCAGCCTCGCCCCGCCGCGGCTTCGCCGTGGTGATCGACGCCCGGAGCTATGAAGAAGCCCGCCGGCAGGTCGACGATTACGCCGCCGAAATCGGGAAAAGCGGCCTGGAAGTGCATTTCGTCATCGACCGCACGGGACAGCCCGACTCGCTCCGGCAGGTGCTCCGGCAGCTCTGGGAGCAGCCGAAAGCCCCGATCGAGGGAGCCGTGCTCATCGGCGACATTCCGGTAGTGATGGTACGTGACGCCCAGCACCTCACGAGCGCTTTCAAAATGGACCAGGTGGCGTTCGACCGCTGGCAGTCGTCGGTTCCCACCGACCGTTTCTACGACGATTTCAGCCTCGAATTCGCCCCGCTGGGACGCGACAGCATCCACCCCGGATGTTTTTACTATTCGCTGACCGCCGAATCGGCCCAGCAGACCCGTCCCGACATCTATTCGGGCCGCATCCGCCCCACCGATTGCAGCGGGACCTCGCGTTATGAGAAACTGCGCAGCTATCTGGAGAAGGTCGTGGAGGCCAAACGCAATCCCGAACCGGTCGACCAGATTCTCTTTTTCAGCGGCAACGGCTTCATCTCGGAGTCGATGGTGGCCCGCATCGACGAAAAGGCAACGCTGTTCGAACACTTCCCGTGGCTCGAACGGCAGCGCAACGGCATCAGCTACATCGACCACAAGCGCGACGCGCACATCAAACCGCGGCTGATGAACGAGATGCAGCGCCGCGACCTCGACTTCGCCGTCCTGCACCACCACGGCGACTGGGACACGGAGTATCTGAACAACCTGCCGATGACCAACGACACCAAGCAGCAGATCGCGCAGATCAAAATGTACCTGCGGGAGTCGATGCGTCACGCCATCTCGCACGACATCCCGGCCGACAGCGCCCGGGCGCGCATCACTCGCCGCTACGGAGAGTTTCCCGACGCATGGTTCGAGGGCGCCGACGATCCGGAGACCCGGGCGGCGGACTCCCTCTACCTGTGGGATCTGGATCTCTACCTCTCGGATTTCGGCCGTTACACGCCCGAATGCCGCGTCGTGTCGCTCGACGCCTGCTTCAACGGCTCGTTCCACCGCGACAGCAGCATCGCCAACGCCTACATTTTCAGTCCGGGGCGCACCGTCGCCGTGCTGGCCAACTCGGTGAACGTATTGCAGGACAAATGGGTGGATCGTTATGTGGGCCTCACGGGACTGGGCATGAGCGTCGGCAACCTGGCCAAATACGCCCCCTATCTGGAACAGCACCTGATCGGCGACCCGACTTTCCGCTTCGCGTCGGCAGACAAGCGGATCGACGTGGACGAGCTGCTCCGGCAGGACAGCCCCGCGACGTGGAAACGGCTCCTTTCGGACAACCGCTACCCCGCCCTGCAAGCACTGGCCGTCGAAAAGCTCTTCCGCCGCGGCGACCTCTCGTCGGCGGACCTGCTGCGCATCTTCCGCGAAAGCGACAGCCACCAGCTGCGCATGCAGGCGTTCGTCAACCTCACGGAATGCCGCGACGACAACTTCATCGAGGCCATCGCACTCGGCATGTCCGACAACTATGAAATGGTCGAGCGTTTCGCCGCCAACATGCTGGCCAAGAGCGGCGACGAACGGCTCATTCCGGCGATGATCGCCTCCGCGATCCGCAACAACACCTCCGAACGCGTGGAGTTCTCGCTCAAACAGGCGATGCCGATGTTCGACGGCGAGAAACTGATCGCCGAATTCGAACGGCAGTTCCCCGAGACCAACTACATCGACTCCGAAACGGTGCACAGGCTGATCCGCCACTCCATCGAAGTCAATGCAAAGCGCTGGACCGCCACGATGAAGTCGGTCATGGACCCCGAACGGACGAAAAAAGGCCGCATGCAGGACATCCGTGCGATGCGCAACTACCACGTGCATTTCATGGTCCCCGAACTGCTGGATTACATGCGCCGAAGCGACGATCCGGAGGTTCAGCAGGCCATGCTGGAGGCTTTCGGCTGGTTCACGCTCTCGGTGCGCCGCGACGAGATCGCCCGAACGGCCCTCGACATGAGCCGCGACGAATCGCTCGCCCCCGCGGTGCGCAGCGAAGCGCTGAAAACCTATAACCG of the Alistipes senegalensis JC50 genome contains:
- a CDS encoding DUF4876 domain-containing protein — encoded protein: MNLLAKAGLLFAAGATFLFAGCDNGNDDDGGDNGSKKLQLTVNLTAPAGYEASELPSMTVTAVNSDKELTYTETTAAGTTSVTFEVSSGQYQIMATGKYSPTVTFTGSVAADVFGDKTAAVALSEVYESPLVFKEIYSTSNSNYTLTDTYFEIVNNSDEVQYLDGLIVATINPPYPANVNPWESVYPLYPVYGVAAAFPGTGKEHPLQPGESVVIANDAKDWTSNGGTDLSNADWEVYVQNVTIPSADVNYDAPDLTILFNENTQRNLNPGYSKGCFLLAKLPDGTTPEEYASDSGNFMTEPNSTKTQRNLMIPSDYLLDAVEIWDATESQQLHLLLSKDDSGQAAVTGFAGKSIRRKVTKIENGRAYYQDTNNSTDDFLTGQPLTPGVHPTQAD
- a CDS encoding DUF6850 family outer membrane beta-barrel protein encodes the protein MKRYPGTALCALLLFGGGTLRAQQKAQLPVYREVERSGNLYSRSHNPSALWFSPVGNLLDFHADYDIRRGDLHDVDESSKINAFGVGISGQQRFDKVICSGSIAYNDGKEYARRWNSTLQVADDNPFILGDSIPSDFNTQRFNLSGTVAYKPLERLILALRLDYDTGSSANQTDPRPKTDGMHFVITPGVQYLMGGGFSLGLSGGFDLMSESISHEVIDPRESYVYFRFNGLGDYSTISTGTSLSYPRNYTGTEYTGALQFAWDGGRGIANLLEATYASSTQEARDGGAVFTFLGGDYSRTGFGVSDRLRFGNSRRTHNVIVGWDHKRVEGIWYEQTAYIDPDKNNQISYKVQASGLKNKETVSVFRAEYRFDKLRDGLPTFALHAAGRYEDSETIHYEGDGYNRSYTRILGSVEASKFFSFGRNRITATLGVRGAAPITSSQHVQERIKQAYTAPAFEYITATWIGGNAAVRYRRLFGKLWAGLYAEASLKRYIGEGNYTDLLEGTDRRRFTFGAEILF
- a CDS encoding HEAT repeat domain-containing protein, coding for MQTFKKILLAAAVATIASAQLFAASPRRGFAVVIDARSYEEARRQVDDYAAEIGKSGLEVHFVIDRTGQPDSLRQVLRQLWEQPKAPIEGAVLIGDIPVVMVRDAQHLTSAFKMDQVAFDRWQSSVPTDRFYDDFSLEFAPLGRDSIHPGCFYYSLTAESAQQTRPDIYSGRIRPTDCSGTSRYEKLRSYLEKVVEAKRNPEPVDQILFFSGNGFISESMVARIDEKATLFEHFPWLERQRNGISYIDHKRDAHIKPRLMNEMQRRDLDFAVLHHHGDWDTEYLNNLPMTNDTKQQIAQIKMYLRESMRHAISHDIPADSARARITRRYGEFPDAWFEGADDPETRAADSLYLWDLDLYLSDFGRYTPECRVVSLDACFNGSFHRDSSIANAYIFSPGRTVAVLANSVNVLQDKWVDRYVGLTGLGMSVGNLAKYAPYLEQHLIGDPTFRFASADKRIDVDELLRQDSPATWKRLLSDNRYPALQALAVEKLFRRGDLSSADLLRIFRESDSHQLRMQAFVNLTECRDDNFIEAIALGMSDNYEMVERFAANMLAKSGDERLIPAMIASAIRNNTSERVEFSLKQAMPMFDGEKLIAEFERQFPETNYIDSETVHRLIRHSIEVNAKRWTATMKSVMDPERTKKGRMQDIRAMRNYHVHFMVPELLDYMRRSDDPEVQQAMLEAFGWFTLSVRRDEIARTALDMSRDESLAPAVRSEALKTYNRLK